The proteins below are encoded in one region of Chiloscyllium plagiosum isolate BGI_BamShark_2017 chromosome 7, ASM401019v2, whole genome shotgun sequence:
- the LOC122551631 gene encoding T-box brain protein 1-like isoform X2 gives MRSSCNLPSLPLGLRRMFPFLSFNISGLDPTAHYNIFVDIILADPNHWRFQGGKWVPCGKADTNVQGNRIYMHPDSPNTGAHWMRQEISFGKLKLTNNKGASNNNGQMVVLQSLHKYQPRLHVVEVNEDGAEDSNQPGRVQTFTFPETQFIAVTAYQNTDITQLKIDHNPFAKGFRDNYDTIYTGCEVDRLTPSPSDSPRSQIVPSSRYAVTQSFLQEQFVNNYAKARFHHGGPGAAAAGGGGGVGAGGGGGGGAERSVPHSNGLLSPQQAEEPATPSPQRWFVTPLQQPANNRLDFSAYDTDFAGNAILSYGVGVKALPLQASTRPLGYYPDPSGWGARSPQYSCKSSSVLPWARGASTNSYLEEAAAAAAAAAAAAEGLAPGPGPGSDRSPLAAAAEDTKPKELPDSAWIEAPSSIKSIDSGDSGIYEQAKRRRISADGPPPPGPAPAPAPATATESPSPLKSETLTPRDCEKNCAKEMAFYGFYSHT, from the exons ATGAGATCATCTTGCAATTTGCCATCATTGCCATTAGGACTCAG GCGGATGTTTCCATTTTTGAGTTTTAACATCTCCGGTCTGGACCCCACTGCACATTACAATATCTTTGTTGATATTATATTGGCCGATCCCAATCACTGGCGATTCCAGGGAGGAAAATGGGTTCCTTGTGGGAAAGCGGATACCAATGTGCAAG GTAACAGGATCTACATGCACCCAGATTCGCCAAACACAGGTGCTCACTGGATGAGACAAGAAATTTCCTTCGGCAAATTAAAATTGACCAATAATAAGGGAGCATCGAACAATAACGGCCAG ATGGTGGTTCTACAGTCTCTCCATAAATATCAACCTCGACTACACGTAGTTGAAGTGAATGAGGATGGAGCAGAGGATTCGAATCAGCCGGGCAGAGTTCAGACCTTCACTTTCCCAGAAACACAGTTCATAGCAGTTACCGCGTATCAAAATACAGAT ATCACACAGTTGAAAATAGACCACAATCCCTTTGCCAAAGGATTTAGAGATAACTATGATAC GATCTACACTGGCTGCGAGGTTGACCGACTCACCCCGTCGCCGAGTGACTCTCCCCGGTCTCAGATCGTCCCCAGCAGCCGATACGCCGTCACCCAGTCTTTCCTGCAGGAGCAGTTTGTGAACAACTACGCCAAGGCGCGGTTCCACCACGGCGGCCCGGGCGCTGCAGCggcgggaggaggaggaggagtaggaGCCGGCGGCGGTGGAGGTGGTGGAGCTGAGCGGAGTGTCCCCCACAGTAACGGGCTGCTGTCCCCGCAGCAAGCGGAGGAGCCGGCCACACCGTCCCCGCAGCGCTGGTTCGTCACCCCGCTGCAGCAGCCGGCCAACAACCGCCTCGACTTCTCGGCGTACGACACCGACTTCGCCGGCAACGCCATCCTGTCGTACGGGGTCGGGGTGAAGGCGCTGCCGCTGcaggccagcacccggcccctggGCTACTACCCAGATCCGTCCGGCTGGGGCGCACGCAGCCCGCAGTACTCGTGCAAATCGAGCTCGGTGCTGCCCTGGGCCCGCGGAGCCTCCACTAACTCGTACCTGGAAGAGGCGGCGGCGGCGGCTGcagcggcggcggcggcggctgAGGGTTTGGCTCCGGGTCCCGGGCCGGGCTCGGACCGCTCGCCCCTGGCGGCCGCCGCCGAGGACACCAAACCCAAGGAGCTGCCGGACTCGGCCTGGATCGAGGCACCGTCGTCCATCAAGTCCATCGACTCCGGAGACTCGGGTATCTACGAACAGGCCAAGAGGAGGCGCATCTCTGCGGACGGTCCCCCACCTCCGGGCCCAGCCCCAGCCCCGGCCCCGGCCACGGCCACCGAGAGCCCGTCTCCCCTGAAGAGTGAGACGCTGACCCCGAGAGACTGCGAGAAAAACTGCGCCAAGGAGATGGCCTTTTACGGCTTCTACTCTCACACCTAG
- the LOC122551631 gene encoding T-box brain protein 1-like isoform X1, translated as MQLEHCLSSSIMLPKKFLNVNSTYPNSELTLHDPIISASDNLERSSPLKKITRGMTNQSETDNFSDSKDASGDVQRSKLSPVLDGVSEIRHNFDGSAADRYLLSQSSQPQQPTAAPSAMFPYTGQHGPTHPAFSISSPSRYMAHHPVITNGAYNSILSNSSPQGYPAAGYPYPQQYGHSYQGGPFYQFSSGQPGLVPGKAQVYLCNRPLWLKFHRHQTEMIITKQGRRMFPFLSFNISGLDPTAHYNIFVDIILADPNHWRFQGGKWVPCGKADTNVQGNRIYMHPDSPNTGAHWMRQEISFGKLKLTNNKGASNNNGQMVVLQSLHKYQPRLHVVEVNEDGAEDSNQPGRVQTFTFPETQFIAVTAYQNTDITQLKIDHNPFAKGFRDNYDTIYTGCEVDRLTPSPSDSPRSQIVPSSRYAVTQSFLQEQFVNNYAKARFHHGGPGAAAAGGGGGVGAGGGGGGGAERSVPHSNGLLSPQQAEEPATPSPQRWFVTPLQQPANNRLDFSAYDTDFAGNAILSYGVGVKALPLQASTRPLGYYPDPSGWGARSPQYSCKSSSVLPWARGASTNSYLEEAAAAAAAAAAAAEGLAPGPGPGSDRSPLAAAAEDTKPKELPDSAWIEAPSSIKSIDSGDSGIYEQAKRRRISADGPPPPGPAPAPAPATATESPSPLKSETLTPRDCEKNCAKEMAFYGFYSHT; from the exons ATGCAGTTGGAGCACTGCTTATCTTCATCTATAATGCTCCCCAAGAAATTTCTGAATGTGAATAGCACTTATCCCAACAGTGAGCTTACTTTACATGATCCCATCATCTCGGCCAGTGACAACCTCGAAAGAAGTTCACCTCTGAAAAAAATTACCAGGGGGATGACGAATCAATCAGAGACAGACAATTTTTCTGACTCCAAGGACGCGTCGGGGGACGTCCAGAGAAGCAAGCTCTCTCCTGTTTTGGACGGGGTCTCTGAAATTCGTCATAATTTCGATGGATCAGCGGCAGACAGATATCTCCTGTCACAATCGAGCCAACCACAGCAACCGACTGCTGCTCCTAGTGCTATGTTTCCTTACACTGGCCAGCATGGACCAACACATCCCGCTTTTTCTATTAGCAGTCCGAGCAGGTATATGGCTCACCATCCTGTGATCACGAATGGAGCCTACAACAGTATTTTGTCCAATTCTTCGCCTCAAGGCTACCCGGCTGCTGGTTACCCTTACCCTCAACAGTATGGACATAGCTATCAGGGAGGACCTTTCTATCAATTTTCTTCTGGTCAACCAGGACTAGTCCCCGGCAAAGCCCAGGTGTACTTGTGTAATAGGCCACTGTGGCTTAAATTCCATAGACATCAAACAGAAATGATCATCACGAAACAAGGCAG GCGGATGTTTCCATTTTTGAGTTTTAACATCTCCGGTCTGGACCCCACTGCACATTACAATATCTTTGTTGATATTATATTGGCCGATCCCAATCACTGGCGATTCCAGGGAGGAAAATGGGTTCCTTGTGGGAAAGCGGATACCAATGTGCAAG GTAACAGGATCTACATGCACCCAGATTCGCCAAACACAGGTGCTCACTGGATGAGACAAGAAATTTCCTTCGGCAAATTAAAATTGACCAATAATAAGGGAGCATCGAACAATAACGGCCAG ATGGTGGTTCTACAGTCTCTCCATAAATATCAACCTCGACTACACGTAGTTGAAGTGAATGAGGATGGAGCAGAGGATTCGAATCAGCCGGGCAGAGTTCAGACCTTCACTTTCCCAGAAACACAGTTCATAGCAGTTACCGCGTATCAAAATACAGAT ATCACACAGTTGAAAATAGACCACAATCCCTTTGCCAAAGGATTTAGAGATAACTATGATAC GATCTACACTGGCTGCGAGGTTGACCGACTCACCCCGTCGCCGAGTGACTCTCCCCGGTCTCAGATCGTCCCCAGCAGCCGATACGCCGTCACCCAGTCTTTCCTGCAGGAGCAGTTTGTGAACAACTACGCCAAGGCGCGGTTCCACCACGGCGGCCCGGGCGCTGCAGCggcgggaggaggaggaggagtaggaGCCGGCGGCGGTGGAGGTGGTGGAGCTGAGCGGAGTGTCCCCCACAGTAACGGGCTGCTGTCCCCGCAGCAAGCGGAGGAGCCGGCCACACCGTCCCCGCAGCGCTGGTTCGTCACCCCGCTGCAGCAGCCGGCCAACAACCGCCTCGACTTCTCGGCGTACGACACCGACTTCGCCGGCAACGCCATCCTGTCGTACGGGGTCGGGGTGAAGGCGCTGCCGCTGcaggccagcacccggcccctggGCTACTACCCAGATCCGTCCGGCTGGGGCGCACGCAGCCCGCAGTACTCGTGCAAATCGAGCTCGGTGCTGCCCTGGGCCCGCGGAGCCTCCACTAACTCGTACCTGGAAGAGGCGGCGGCGGCGGCTGcagcggcggcggcggcggctgAGGGTTTGGCTCCGGGTCCCGGGCCGGGCTCGGACCGCTCGCCCCTGGCGGCCGCCGCCGAGGACACCAAACCCAAGGAGCTGCCGGACTCGGCCTGGATCGAGGCACCGTCGTCCATCAAGTCCATCGACTCCGGAGACTCGGGTATCTACGAACAGGCCAAGAGGAGGCGCATCTCTGCGGACGGTCCCCCACCTCCGGGCCCAGCCCCAGCCCCGGCCCCGGCCACGGCCACCGAGAGCCCGTCTCCCCTGAAGAGTGAGACGCTGACCCCGAGAGACTGCGAGAAAAACTGCGCCAAGGAGATGGCCTTTTACGGCTTCTACTCTCACACCTAG